One region of Priestia megaterium genomic DNA includes:
- a CDS encoding dynamitin family protein → MSMKGFFNPKQTNQHLQTELADFKHQIKRINTLEVHMNRFLKLEPQMGSLIMLKKKLESQPALSNDSSSSQRSAHKNTEQSYTKDMQDTARQLHFLKEKVAQLEQIISTQNPRDKKKEAVPYPDIASLVEQYVEKQMAPYLEKMNELDNRVSALERSMSLLTEVQVDMLKRTSSLQEEVKLIHQKAALLENAPPPIHIDKFFLDKYEQNNNIGQVGIKELGGALNIGATYGSGAIPKDFTDQIQKDMEELKNAKSDISSGKPKPAQEDKENSSSAFEKEEAYTEVPIFDEDDPKEESV, encoded by the coding sequence ATGTCTATGAAAGGATTTTTTAACCCCAAACAGACTAACCAACATCTTCAAACTGAGCTAGCGGACTTCAAACATCAAATCAAGCGTATTAACACGCTTGAAGTTCACATGAACCGTTTTTTAAAACTCGAACCGCAAATGGGTTCTCTCATAATGCTCAAAAAAAAGCTGGAGTCTCAGCCAGCGCTTTCCAACGATTCTTCATCTTCACAAAGAAGTGCTCACAAAAACACTGAACAATCATATACAAAAGACATGCAGGATACTGCTAGGCAGCTTCATTTTTTAAAAGAAAAAGTAGCACAATTGGAACAAATCATCTCCACGCAAAACCCTCGCGATAAAAAGAAAGAAGCTGTGCCTTATCCGGATATAGCTAGCTTAGTAGAACAATATGTAGAGAAACAAATGGCTCCTTATCTCGAAAAAATGAACGAACTAGATAACAGAGTTTCAGCATTAGAGCGAAGTATGTCGCTTTTAACTGAAGTACAGGTGGACATGCTAAAACGAACGTCTTCCCTTCAAGAAGAAGTAAAATTGATTCATCAAAAAGCGGCACTTTTAGAAAATGCTCCCCCTCCTATTCATATTGATAAATTTTTTCTTGATAAATACGAACAAAACAACAATATTGGCCAAGTGGGCATTAAGGAGCTCGGAGGTGCTTTAAACATCGGAGCTACATACGGAAGCGGAGCTATACCAAAGGATTTCACGGACCAAATCCAAAAAGATATGGAAGAGTTAAAAAACGCTAAATCAGATATTTCTTCTGGTAAACCGAAGCCTGCACAAGAGGATAAAGAGAATTCTTCTTCCGCTTTCGAAAAAGAAGAAGCGTATACAGAAGTTCCTATTTTTGATGAAGATGATCCAAAGGAAGAGTCAGTCTAA
- a CDS encoding DUF3147 family protein: MYSIIKILMSALIIAGVTEMAKRFPAYGGIVAALPIVSLLSIIWLSVQGEKKEVVSQFTLGVLYGLPGTILLLAVVYICVKNSLHLFVSLSIGVMCWALFLVLQKMVINLITT, from the coding sequence ATGTATAGTATCATCAAAATTTTAATGTCGGCTCTTATTATTGCAGGGGTAACAGAAATGGCCAAAAGATTTCCGGCATACGGTGGAATCGTGGCTGCTCTTCCAATTGTGAGCTTACTAAGTATTATATGGTTGTCAGTGCAAGGAGAAAAAAAGGAAGTGGTCAGTCAGTTTACACTTGGCGTTCTTTATGGACTCCCAGGCACTATTTTATTACTTGCTGTCGTCTATATTTGTGTAAAAAACTCCCTTCATTTGTTTGTGAGTTTATCCATAGGAGTTATGTGTTGGGCCTTGTTTTTAGTGCTTCAAAAGATGGTGATTAACCTAATTACTACATAA
- a CDS encoding class I SAM-dependent methyltransferase, translating to MSLAEKKLGIDRVVFIGRTFEEYRAMFNLNDKRLKGKKVLDCASGACSFTAYALQQGAAATSCDIAYKFTAEELEKKGSLDLIHTMNQMQHVQEQYVWKYFSSIDNLTEHRKRALKDCIAHMKKSPEAYQYGALPNLPFQKNEFDLTLCANFLFMYSDRLDYPFHLEALKELIRVTKEEVRLFPLTDLSGKISTYLPQLLEEIAPLVKGTEIADVPYEFQKGANQMLKIYV from the coding sequence TTGAGTTTAGCAGAGAAAAAGTTAGGAATTGACCGAGTTGTTTTTATCGGCAGAACGTTTGAAGAGTATAGAGCTATGTTTAATTTGAATGACAAGCGTTTAAAAGGAAAAAAAGTGTTAGATTGTGCTAGCGGAGCCTGTTCTTTTACTGCTTATGCCTTGCAGCAAGGTGCGGCGGCTACTAGCTGTGATATTGCCTATAAATTTACGGCAGAAGAGCTTGAAAAGAAGGGAAGCCTGGATTTAATTCATACGATGAATCAAATGCAGCACGTACAGGAGCAATATGTGTGGAAATATTTTTCATCTATTGATAATTTAACTGAACATCGAAAAAGAGCATTAAAAGATTGTATTGCTCATATGAAAAAGAGCCCCGAAGCCTATCAGTACGGAGCGCTTCCTAATTTGCCGTTTCAAAAGAACGAATTTGATTTAACGCTTTGTGCAAACTTTTTATTTATGTACAGCGACCGGTTAGATTATCCGTTTCATTTAGAGGCTTTAAAAGAACTGATACGCGTTACAAAAGAGGAAGTGCGCTTGTTTCCTTTAACGGACCTGAGCGGCAAGATTTCTACCTATTTGCCGCAGCTTTTAGAAGAGATTGCGCCTCTAGTAAAAGGAACAGAAATAGCAGATGTCCCGTATGAATTTCAAAAAGGTGCCAATCAAATGCTGAAAATATATGTATAA
- a CDS encoding NTP transferase domain-containing protein — translation MKISGLNIVAVYLAAGASKRMGTNKLLLPLGNGCLGSKALRKAVCSKVNHTIVVTKKGDSLEWIDPILFSKAYQQKWSHTSCSSALKGQSASLKCGLKKAKELSADAIIVLLADQPLISIVLIDTFVSLFEKHFSVPFISSFYQGIARAPVLFSKQMFSSLDKLQGDQGARKIIRQNGPGNGMFYECTDASFFMDVDTKQAYESIKKIYKEKCRRV, via the coding sequence GTGAAAATATCCGGATTAAATATTGTTGCTGTTTATCTTGCCGCGGGAGCTAGTAAAAGGATGGGCACCAATAAGCTGCTGCTGCCTTTAGGGAATGGATGTTTAGGGAGTAAAGCTTTACGAAAAGCGGTTTGTTCAAAAGTAAATCATACGATAGTAGTCACAAAGAAAGGAGATTCTCTTGAGTGGATTGACCCTATTCTTTTTTCAAAAGCATATCAGCAGAAGTGGAGTCATACTTCTTGTAGTAGCGCCTTAAAAGGTCAGTCTGCGTCTTTAAAGTGCGGATTAAAAAAAGCAAAAGAATTAAGCGCTGATGCTATTATTGTGCTGCTGGCAGATCAGCCTCTTATAAGTATCGTTCTGATAGATACATTTGTTTCTCTGTTTGAAAAACATTTTTCCGTTCCGTTTATTTCATCTTTTTATCAAGGAATTGCCAGAGCGCCGGTTTTATTTTCAAAACAAATGTTTTCAAGCTTGGATAAGCTCCAAGGAGATCAAGGAGCAAGAAAAATTATAAGGCAAAACGGACCTGGAAATGGAATGTTTTATGAATGTACCGACGCTTCCTTTTTTATGGATGTTGATACAAAACAAGCGTATGAAAGCATTAAAAAGATATATAAAGAGAAATGTAGACGGGTTTGA
- a CDS encoding XdhC family protein, which produces MHDILHAVERLTVKSVLATIIHVEGSSYLKEGTSMLFQENGENIGMLSAGCVEADLAERVKELFHTEHVLTVTYNLKEEGDAGWGQGAGCNGILYILLEPVTARMKQNLLRVKRQLDNRNPVLHIKKLEKDFIQTTSFYVEKTGETFGANSDQSSFATDDWNGKKSGIQLSNCSLLTYAHLYKPKPRLIIWGAGTDAKYLVSLAANTGFLVTLCDWRPALCNKEHFPLAEEIHIGFPEEVDKQLSVQSDNFVVIMTHNFYRDQEILSLLKSKPVKYIGVLGSKKRTLRLLNTDIPSHIHSPVGLSIGAVGPQEIAVSILAELIQNLRMYDEKKV; this is translated from the coding sequence ATGCATGACATTTTACATGCTGTAGAAAGATTAACAGTAAAAAGCGTGTTGGCAACGATTATTCATGTAGAAGGATCCTCTTATTTAAAGGAAGGAACGTCCATGCTGTTTCAAGAAAACGGGGAGAATATTGGGATGTTAAGCGCTGGTTGTGTAGAAGCAGATCTTGCTGAGCGCGTAAAAGAGTTGTTCCACACAGAACATGTATTAACCGTTACGTATAATTTAAAAGAAGAAGGTGATGCAGGGTGGGGACAAGGAGCAGGCTGCAATGGAATCCTCTATATTCTCCTAGAGCCCGTAACTGCGAGGATGAAGCAAAACCTTTTGCGGGTAAAACGTCAGTTAGATAACCGAAATCCTGTTTTACATATTAAAAAATTAGAAAAAGACTTTATTCAAACAACTTCTTTTTATGTAGAAAAGACGGGCGAAACATTTGGTGCAAATAGCGACCAATCATCTTTTGCAACAGATGATTGGAATGGGAAAAAGAGCGGTATTCAACTTTCAAATTGCTCTCTGCTCACATATGCTCATCTATATAAACCGAAGCCTCGTCTAATTATATGGGGGGCAGGTACCGATGCAAAATATTTAGTATCACTTGCTGCCAATACGGGTTTTCTTGTTACCTTATGCGACTGGAGACCAGCTTTATGTAATAAGGAACATTTTCCGCTAGCAGAGGAAATACATATTGGATTCCCAGAGGAAGTAGACAAACAATTGTCCGTGCAGAGCGATAATTTTGTTGTGATCATGACGCATAATTTTTATCGCGATCAAGAAATTCTCTCCCTATTAAAATCAAAACCTGTAAAGTATATAGGAGTTTTAGGATCTAAAAAGCGAACGCTTCGATTATTGAATACTGATATTCCTTCCCATATTCATTCCCCGGTGGGACTTTCTATAGGAGCGGTAGGACCGCAGGAAATTGCCGTTAGTATTCTTGCTGAATTAATTCAAAACCTCCGAATGTATGATGAAAAAAAGGTGTGA
- a CDS encoding PadR family transcriptional regulator, with protein MKENQTTYAILGLLTTECRTGYEIKRLMDRSLNHFWKISYGQIYPTLQKLVNEELATVNSVTQTDKPDKKVYAITTKGKEVLQDWLREPIKQLPSERNELLLKLFFSSHQEKQLTISQLKNAQQKLTERYHMYCGIEDSISKSPSPDRTYWLITLDYGKRTTRASMEWCKDTINKLYDEEAQNL; from the coding sequence ATGAAGGAAAATCAAACAACATATGCGATTTTAGGACTGCTTACCACTGAATGCAGAACTGGTTATGAAATTAAGCGGTTAATGGATCGAAGTTTAAATCATTTTTGGAAAATTAGCTATGGTCAAATTTATCCCACTTTACAAAAGCTTGTGAATGAAGAACTAGCAACGGTAAATTCCGTTACTCAAACTGATAAACCGGATAAAAAAGTGTACGCAATAACAACTAAAGGAAAAGAAGTTCTGCAAGATTGGCTGCGTGAACCTATTAAGCAGCTCCCCTCAGAACGAAATGAACTTTTGTTAAAACTATTTTTTAGTAGTCACCAAGAAAAGCAGCTCACAATTTCGCAGTTAAAAAACGCTCAGCAGAAACTAACTGAACGCTATCACATGTATTGCGGAATCGAAGACAGCATTTCTAAAAGCCCTTCTCCTGACAGAACGTATTGGCTTATTACCCTAGACTACGGTAAACGAACAACTCGTGCTTCGATGGAATGGTGCAAAGATACGATTAATAAATTATATGATGAGGAGGCGCAGAATTTATGA
- a CDS encoding MarR family winged helix-turn-helix transcriptional regulator, with the protein MKVEELNGYWTSIYYHLHYTHQEKITHQTIRLLQHIDKSSSVGIREIADYLTISHNTASEHVKRSIEKGYVYKNRDIQDERKVILHLTEAGKDILKRNSSLDEEKVSAILREMTASEKQLIQQAFQLLSERAEHV; encoded by the coding sequence ATGAAAGTAGAGGAGTTAAACGGCTATTGGACGTCTATTTATTATCATTTGCACTATACGCATCAAGAGAAAATTACGCACCAAACCATACGTCTTTTGCAGCATATCGACAAATCATCTTCGGTTGGAATAAGAGAAATCGCAGATTATTTAACTATTTCACATAATACGGCATCTGAACATGTAAAGAGAAGCATCGAGAAAGGATATGTGTATAAAAATAGAGATATACAGGATGAAAGAAAAGTAATTCTGCATTTAACAGAAGCAGGAAAAGACATCTTAAAACGGAATTCAAGCTTGGATGAAGAAAAAGTATCAGCTATTTTACGCGAAATGACAGCATCTGAAAAACAGCTGATTCAACAGGCTTTTCAGTTATTGAGCGAGCGTGCAGAACATGTATAG
- a CDS encoding Hsp20/alpha crystallin family protein, whose translation MDFDKLMQWMEFAKKYQTNDFWNGVFDQTAFNEFMKENMDMTAQDSHQAPQPPRSNFPPIDIYVTPHEIIVIADLPGYLKENLHVSVSGSRLLLKGSPHPLITGQPVVQERPSGDFNRIIELPEPTDAHHLRAKFENGLLILSYHRKFFQEERIHIE comes from the coding sequence ATGGACTTTGATAAACTTATGCAGTGGATGGAATTCGCTAAAAAATATCAAACAAACGACTTTTGGAACGGTGTTTTTGATCAAACTGCTTTTAACGAATTTATGAAAGAAAATATGGATATGACTGCTCAGGATTCGCATCAGGCTCCTCAACCTCCTAGAAGTAATTTTCCACCTATCGACATTTATGTTACTCCTCACGAGATCATTGTTATCGCTGACCTGCCTGGTTATCTAAAAGAAAACTTGCACGTTTCTGTTTCAGGCAGCCGGCTTCTATTAAAAGGCTCGCCCCACCCTCTCATTACAGGGCAGCCTGTTGTACAAGAACGACCTTCTGGAGATTTCAACCGAATTATCGAATTGCCTGAGCCTACAGATGCGCATCATCTGCGTGCAAAATTTGAAAATGGACTGCTTATTCTTTCTTATCACAGGAAGTTTTTTCAAGAAGAGCGTATTCATATTGAATAA
- a CDS encoding xanthine dehydrogenase family protein molybdopterin-binding subunit, with amino-acid sequence MDVIGKSVIRKDALEKVTGTARYTNDYSFKGSLHAKIVVSPYAHARIQAIDIQAAIATPGVHAVVTGEHLPLTGEGVRDRRPLAFEKVRYHGEAVVLIVAETPALAERAASAVHIQYEPLPVVHSPSAAIEPDSPLVHEHMHIYKHDETVYPEPGTNVANRVKIRKGNMEEGWQKSELIVEETFSLSPSDHAAMETRSAAAEILPNGLVKIITSSQAPFMVKKLISEYFEIEAGKVIVETPLVGGGYGGKAAVQLELLAYIASKAVGGRLVKILNTREEDMLTSPAHIGLDAKIKLGCSKEGLLQAADILYLFDSGAYADKGTDLSKAAAADCTGPYRLEHIFCDSLCVYTNHPYASPFRGFSHSELLFAFERTMDILAKKAGIDPLEFREKNAILPGDTTPTQVRLTSSSVGNLPECIRRLKQLIKWEEGQRTVHENGLITAKGISCVWKTSTIETNAGSGVILTFNPDGSVNLMSGVIELGTGTKTVLAQILAEKLQMRVERIHVRMEVDTQTTPEHWKTVASRGTFMAGRAVLEAAEDVINQLKKIASCIFRASEEDIEIKNEKVFLRDEPETSLAFKEIVYGYKYPNGNAIGGQIIGRGNYILRGMTYLDKETGAGRPGPEWTVAAEGVEVEYNPRTYRYRIVKAVSVIDIGTVLNEKMARGQVMGAMSMGLSFAGRETFWFDSNGRILNPQLRKYRPLRYGEHPEYVVDFIHTPQLDAAYGARGVGEHGLLGMPASLGNSLTVAAETELNQLPLIPELIWRMKEGNADDFI; translated from the coding sequence GTGGATGTTATTGGGAAAAGCGTGATTCGAAAAGATGCGTTAGAAAAAGTGACGGGAACAGCTCGGTACACGAATGATTACAGTTTTAAAGGTTCCCTTCACGCCAAAATAGTAGTCAGTCCTTACGCTCATGCAAGAATTCAAGCAATAGACATTCAAGCAGCGATCGCTACTCCCGGTGTTCATGCAGTTGTGACGGGTGAGCATTTGCCGTTAACCGGAGAGGGAGTTCGTGACCGGCGACCGCTTGCGTTTGAAAAAGTGCGGTATCACGGAGAAGCCGTAGTCCTTATAGTAGCAGAGACTCCTGCACTCGCTGAGCGTGCGGCGAGTGCTGTCCATATTCAATATGAGCCGTTACCTGTCGTTCATTCTCCTAGCGCCGCTATTGAGCCGGATTCTCCTTTAGTGCATGAACATATGCACATCTACAAGCATGATGAAACGGTGTATCCAGAGCCCGGCACCAACGTAGCAAACAGAGTCAAAATACGAAAAGGCAATATGGAAGAAGGTTGGCAAAAAAGTGAGTTAATAGTTGAAGAAACGTTTTCTCTATCTCCTTCAGATCACGCGGCAATGGAAACAAGAAGTGCCGCTGCTGAAATTCTTCCGAATGGATTAGTTAAAATTATCACTTCTTCTCAAGCTCCTTTTATGGTGAAAAAATTAATCAGTGAGTACTTTGAAATTGAAGCGGGAAAAGTGATCGTTGAAACACCGCTAGTAGGAGGAGGCTACGGAGGAAAAGCAGCTGTCCAGCTGGAGTTGCTTGCATATATAGCTTCAAAAGCTGTTGGTGGAAGACTGGTTAAAATATTAAATACAAGAGAAGAAGATATGCTCACTTCGCCTGCTCACATAGGTCTAGATGCCAAAATCAAGTTAGGTTGTTCTAAAGAGGGACTCTTGCAGGCTGCTGACATTCTTTATTTGTTTGACAGCGGTGCTTATGCAGATAAAGGAACGGACCTGAGTAAAGCTGCAGCAGCTGACTGTACAGGACCTTATCGTCTTGAACATATTTTTTGTGATTCATTATGTGTATATACAAATCACCCTTACGCTTCTCCTTTTCGAGGATTCAGCCACTCAGAACTATTATTTGCGTTCGAGCGCACGATGGACATCCTTGCTAAAAAAGCAGGTATAGATCCTTTGGAGTTTAGAGAAAAAAATGCTATTTTGCCGGGCGATACTACGCCTACGCAAGTACGTTTAACGTCTAGCAGCGTGGGTAACTTACCAGAATGTATTCGTCGCTTGAAGCAGCTGATCAAATGGGAGGAAGGACAGAGAACGGTGCATGAAAACGGCCTTATTACTGCTAAGGGGATTAGCTGCGTCTGGAAAACCTCTACCATTGAAACAAACGCAGGTTCCGGTGTTATTCTAACATTCAATCCGGATGGAAGCGTGAATTTAATGTCTGGCGTTATTGAATTAGGCACGGGAACGAAAACCGTGCTCGCGCAAATACTGGCTGAAAAATTGCAGATGCGCGTGGAACGCATTCATGTGCGAATGGAAGTAGATACTCAAACGACTCCTGAACATTGGAAAACGGTGGCTAGCAGAGGCACTTTTATGGCAGGAAGAGCGGTTTTAGAAGCCGCTGAAGATGTGATTAATCAATTAAAAAAGATAGCTTCTTGTATATTTCGAGCTTCTGAGGAAGATATCGAAATAAAAAATGAAAAAGTTTTTTTACGGGATGAGCCTGAAACATCCTTGGCCTTTAAAGAAATTGTATATGGCTATAAATATCCGAACGGAAATGCAATTGGAGGGCAAATTATAGGGAGAGGCAACTATATTTTAAGAGGGATGACCTACTTGGATAAAGAAACGGGAGCTGGGCGTCCGGGGCCTGAATGGACGGTAGCAGCTGAAGGAGTTGAAGTGGAATATAATCCTAGAACGTATAGGTATCGTATTGTAAAAGCTGTCTCTGTTATTGATATAGGAACCGTGCTAAACGAGAAAATGGCACGCGGGCAAGTCATGGGTGCGATGAGTATGGGGCTATCGTTTGCAGGCAGAGAAACATTTTGGTTTGATTCAAATGGCCGTATTTTAAATCCTCAGCTTCGGAAATATCGTCCTCTTCGCTACGGAGAGCATCCGGAGTACGTAGTAGATTTTATTCATACGCCTCAATTAGATGCGGCGTACGGAGCTAGAGGAGTCGGAGAACACGGGCTGCTTGGTATGCCGGCTTCTTTAGGAAACAGCTTAACGGTGGCGGCAGAAACAGAATTAAACCAACTTCCGCTTATTCCAGAATTGATTTGGAGAATGAAAGAAGGGAATGCTGATGATTTCATTTGA
- a CDS encoding (2Fe-2S)-binding protein → MLKDERYRITIKLKVNGEEKMVDIRTADTLLYVLREKLGLTGAKPGCLNGDCGACTVGINQRPMKSCLMLAAETEEKEIMTIEGLKSSPMQKAFIEHFAFQCGYCTSGFIMNAHLLSKHHPSGSDDIIKEWLASNICRCTGYKEIEDAVKSVLHFSERE, encoded by the coding sequence ATGCTAAAAGATGAACGGTATAGAATAACAATTAAGCTAAAGGTTAATGGTGAAGAAAAAATGGTTGATATCCGAACAGCAGATACGTTGCTTTACGTATTAAGAGAAAAGCTGGGCCTTACCGGAGCAAAACCAGGCTGCTTAAACGGGGACTGCGGAGCTTGTACAGTAGGGATAAATCAGCGGCCAATGAAATCTTGCCTCATGTTAGCGGCAGAAACAGAAGAGAAAGAAATAATGACTATAGAAGGGCTGAAGAGTTCACCTATGCAAAAAGCTTTTATTGAACACTTTGCTTTTCAGTGCGGTTATTGCACATCGGGTTTTATCATGAATGCTCATTTGCTTTCCAAACACCATCCTTCAGGCAGTGACGATATTATAAAGGAGTGGCTTGCTTCCAATATATGCAGATGTACAGGGTATAAAGAAATTGAAGACGCAGTAAAATCTGTTTTACACTTTTCGGAGCGGGAGTGA
- a CDS encoding TrmB family transcriptional regulator yields the protein MLQKFGFSQYESQVYEALLANEGPLDASSIVTYSHVPKAKIYEVLNRLIDKGIVVNTLSGKKKLYSAVALQTVIQKLTADFENDINELKTYKIKRTFTDDHVWSLKDKSSISAHIEQLIHEAESSIILSAWNDELEHYRSLLEEKEKQGVNVEVLTIGNLQTALKHLHTLNPIDDHKNLEPSQLIIVDDAYLLFAGIEHETWKAIKTMSQPLVKVFADFFYHDVALTHITKKYQEQLLQDSEIMELLTRLRY from the coding sequence ATGCTGCAAAAATTTGGTTTTTCTCAGTATGAAAGTCAAGTATATGAAGCGCTGCTTGCGAATGAAGGTCCGCTGGATGCTAGTTCGATTGTCACGTATTCGCATGTTCCAAAAGCAAAGATTTATGAAGTACTTAATCGTTTAATTGATAAAGGCATTGTAGTAAATACATTGTCCGGGAAAAAGAAACTTTATTCAGCGGTAGCCCTTCAAACCGTCATTCAAAAACTTACTGCTGATTTTGAAAATGACATTAATGAATTAAAAACATATAAAATTAAAAGAACGTTTACAGATGATCATGTTTGGAGTTTAAAAGATAAATCCTCTATTTCTGCTCACATTGAACAATTGATTCACGAAGCGGAATCTTCTATTATTTTATCGGCTTGGAATGATGAGTTGGAACATTACCGCTCATTGCTAGAAGAAAAAGAGAAACAAGGCGTAAACGTCGAGGTCTTAACCATAGGAAACTTGCAGACTGCCCTCAAACATTTACATACATTAAATCCAATAGATGATCATAAAAACCTTGAGCCGTCGCAGTTGATTATTGTTGACGATGCTTACCTTTTATTTGCGGGCATTGAACATGAGACATGGAAAGCAATAAAAACCATGTCGCAGCCGCTTGTAAAAGTTTTTGCTGATTTCTTTTACCATGACGTTGCACTTACCCATATTACAAAGAAATATCAAGAGCAGCTTCTTCAGGATTCTGAGATCATGGAGCTGCTTACTCGACTGCGATATTAA
- a CDS encoding DUF4188 domain-containing protein, whose protein sequence is MIHSNRVMAKPGQDLVVFVIGMRINKWTAVHKWLPVFKAMPPMIRELYANKNLGFLSLQGSFNLRTITLIQYWESVDQLTSYAKGPQHLKAWNSFYKQASKTNAVGIYHETYVIPAGNYESVYVNMPSFGLAKALGSETITKHTQTAKKRLNVKRG, encoded by the coding sequence ATGATTCATTCCAATCGTGTAATGGCTAAGCCCGGTCAGGATCTGGTCGTCTTTGTTATAGGAATGCGTATTAATAAATGGACAGCCGTACACAAATGGCTCCCTGTATTTAAAGCAATGCCTCCTATGATTCGCGAATTGTATGCAAACAAAAATCTTGGCTTTTTATCTTTGCAAGGATCTTTTAATTTAAGAACCATTACGCTGATTCAATATTGGGAGTCAGTTGATCAATTGACCTCCTATGCCAAAGGTCCTCAGCACTTAAAAGCTTGGAATTCTTTTTATAAACAGGCTTCAAAAACGAATGCAGTTGGCATTTATCATGAAACGTACGTCATTCCTGCAGGAAATTATGAATCAGTATATGTGAATATGCCTTCGTTCGGCTTAGCTAAAGCGCTTGGATCTGAAACCATAACGAAGCATACTCAAACTGCTAAAAAACGTTTGAATGTTAAAAGAGGTTAA
- the pssA gene encoding CDP-diacylglycerol--serine O-phosphatidyltransferase, which produces MMLRLLKWVPNLFTIGNLLSGVFSIAFNMNSYERLAALFIFLAAFFDLFDGKIARKLKVNSEFGVELDSLADIISFGVAPAMLFHTLSPHSWLTVLAFMIYPSMGALRLAKFSANPTVGYFIGLPIPFPALIIALLGMFYYVNPYLMIILAILMVSPIRIMKI; this is translated from the coding sequence TTGATGCTTCGACTGTTAAAATGGGTTCCGAATCTCTTTACGATTGGAAATTTGCTAAGCGGCGTATTTTCCATAGCCTTTAATATGAACAGCTACGAACGCTTAGCTGCTCTTTTTATTTTTTTAGCCGCTTTTTTCGATTTATTTGACGGAAAAATTGCCAGAAAGCTAAAAGTTAACAGTGAGTTTGGTGTAGAGCTAGATTCTTTGGCTGATATTATAAGCTTTGGCGTAGCGCCTGCAATGCTATTTCATACTCTTTCTCCCCACTCTTGGCTAACCGTACTCGCTTTTATGATTTATCCAAGCATGGGTGCATTAAGGTTAGCTAAATTTAGCGCAAATCCAACTGTAGGTTACTTTATAGGACTGCCTATTCCTTTTCCAGCTCTAATTATCGCACTGCTCGGCATGTTTTATTATGTGAATCCTTATCTTATGATTATTTTAGCCATTTTGATGGTGAGTCCTATCCGGATCATGAAAATTTAG
- a CDS encoding FAD binding domain-containing protein: MISFDFEYHKPGTVSEAVALFQELENQGKQPRYYAGGTEILTLGRLGLFVTHAVIDIKNIPEFQQTEANEDWMIFGAGVTLTELEDKNLFPLLSKSASEVADHTARNKITLGGNICGHIFYREAVLPLLLTDSQLAVAGPAGTNIYSIHALFNRRLQLENGELLVQVFVEKKYAALPYMSIKERQQWDTGYPLVTIAALKIEGAIRVAFSGVCSFPFRSAEIEEMLNHKETPLEARIQNALDYIPAPILNDGEGSNRYRKFVIKNLLFDIFTELGGT, encoded by the coding sequence ATGATTTCATTTGACTTTGAATATCACAAACCTGGAACTGTTTCAGAAGCAGTTGCCTTGTTTCAAGAGTTAGAGAATCAAGGCAAACAGCCGCGGTATTATGCTGGCGGTACCGAAATTCTGACATTAGGCAGATTGGGTTTGTTTGTTACCCATGCTGTTATTGATATAAAAAATATACCTGAATTTCAACAAACCGAAGCTAATGAAGATTGGATGATTTTTGGTGCAGGAGTAACGTTAACTGAACTGGAAGATAAAAATTTGTTTCCTTTATTAAGTAAGTCTGCTAGCGAAGTGGCTGATCACACGGCTCGAAATAAAATAACGCTAGGAGGAAATATTTGTGGGCATATTTTTTATCGAGAAGCGGTATTGCCGCTGCTTTTAACAGATAGTCAACTTGCAGTGGCAGGTCCGGCTGGAACCAATATCTATTCGATTCACGCCCTTTTTAACCGGCGTTTGCAGCTGGAAAACGGAGAACTTCTTGTTCAGGTGTTTGTTGAAAAGAAGTACGCTGCCCTGCCATATATGAGTATAAAAGAACGCCAGCAGTGGGATACAGGATATCCATTAGTGACAATAGCAGCGTTAAAAATAGAAGGAGCCATTCGAGTAGCTTTCAGCGGAGTCTGTTCGTTTCCTTTTCGCTCAGCAGAAATAGAAGAAATGCTAAATCATAAAGAAACGCCATTAGAAGCTCGAATTCAAAATGCTCTTGATTATATACCGGCTCCAATTTTAAATGATGGGGAAGGGTCGAATCGCTATCGCAAATTTGTGATTAAAAATTTATTGTTTGATATTTTCACAGAGCTGGGGGGAACGTAA